From the Sphingomonas suaedae genome, one window contains:
- a CDS encoding alginate lyase family protein, producing MPGPSIASLVRALAIGSVLSMASPVATAATPALARCNGAEGYLASGQRTFLWRPEWLAMQRQAIAGDAALRARLVRSADAALRRGPYSVTDKPAAAGSGDKRDYLSIGPYWWPDPSKPSGEPYLRRDGRVNPERNGERFDAQRLGAFARDVETLALAWHVTGDRRYAEHAAKLLRTWFVAPATRMNPNLDYAQAVPGKSAGRPEGIIEATRLVPVIEAIGVLGPSRAIGAEDQRAIEKWFADFATWMATSPNGTGERAAKNNHGIYYDMLLGQFALFARMDKVTQRLAQEFATRRLAPQIDAEGTLPAETARTRSWHYSAFTLRAAVQMAMLGECVGVDLWQGDERANPLRRAVSYLAGYRTRLDDWPFKDIDLSNPQRRDRALRESDTMLEMASWGFRDARFAPPQGPVDTLWLAPYPR from the coding sequence ATGCCGGGTCCGTCGATCGCATCTCTCGTTCGGGCGTTGGCCATCGGCAGCGTGCTGTCGATGGCCTCCCCGGTCGCCACCGCCGCAACCCCGGCGCTGGCACGGTGCAACGGCGCGGAAGGGTATCTCGCCAGCGGCCAGCGCACTTTCCTGTGGCGCCCCGAATGGCTTGCGATGCAACGCCAGGCAATTGCGGGGGATGCCGCCCTGCGGGCACGGCTCGTGCGCAGCGCCGATGCGGCGCTACGTCGGGGGCCATATAGTGTCACCGACAAGCCGGCCGCGGCGGGAAGTGGCGACAAGCGCGATTACCTCTCGATCGGACCCTATTGGTGGCCGGACCCGTCAAAGCCCTCGGGCGAGCCGTATCTTCGCCGTGACGGTCGGGTGAATCCGGAACGCAATGGGGAGCGGTTCGACGCCCAGCGGCTCGGTGCCTTCGCCCGCGATGTCGAGACGCTGGCGCTGGCGTGGCACGTGACCGGCGACCGCCGCTATGCCGAACACGCCGCAAAGCTGCTACGCACCTGGTTCGTCGCCCCGGCAACGCGCATGAACCCCAATCTCGACTATGCGCAGGCAGTGCCCGGCAAATCGGCCGGGCGGCCCGAGGGGATCATCGAGGCAACGCGGCTGGTTCCCGTGATCGAGGCGATCGGCGTACTCGGCCCGAGCAGGGCGATCGGGGCCGAGGACCAGCGCGCGATCGAGAAGTGGTTCGCCGACTTCGCGACCTGGATGGCGACGAGTCCCAATGGCACGGGCGAGCGCGCGGCGAAGAACAATCACGGCATCTATTACGACATGCTGCTGGGCCAGTTTGCGCTGTTCGCGCGGATGGACAAGGTGACCCAGCGATTGGCGCAGGAGTTCGCAACCCGCCGTCTCGCCCCGCAGATCGATGCCGAAGGCACGCTTCCCGCCGAGACCGCCCGAACGCGAAGCTGGCATTATTCGGCCTTTACGCTGCGCGCAGCGGTTCAGATGGCGATGCTGGGCGAATGTGTCGGTGTCGATCTGTGGCAAGGCGACGAACGCGCCAACCCGTTGCGCCGGGCGGTCAGCTACTTGGCAGGCTATCGCACCCGGCTGGACGACTGGCCATTCAAGGATATCGACCTGTCAAATCCCCAGCGACGCGACCGCGCGCTGCGCGAGAGCGATACGATGCTCGAGATGGCTTCATGGGGCTTTCGCGACGCGCGTTTCGCGCCTCCGCAAGGTCCCGTCGACACGCTCTGGCTCGCCCCCTACCCGCGATGA
- a CDS encoding MFS transporter, which yields MATAFEDIDHDPKATQSEKLVIAASSLGTVFEWYDFYLYGLLATIISAQFFSGVNETTGFIFALAAFAAGFAVRPFGALVFGRIGDLVGRKNTFLVTMGLMGGATFVVGLLPSYATIGVAAPILLVMMRLVQGLALGGEYGGAATYVAEHAPNNKRGLYTSFIQTTATLGLFAALLVVIGTRMAVGEEAFRDWGWRVPFLVSIILLGVSLWIRMQLEESPVFAKMKAEGTTSKAPLTEAFGRWSNAKWVLVALLGAVAGQAVVWYTGQFYAMFFLEKMLMVDGATTNVLIAIALVIGTPFFIFFGWLSDRIGRKPIIMAGCALAVLTYFPAFHALSEAANPALARAVATAPVTVVTNGDDCSLQFDPVGGNKFDSKSCDIAKAFLAKNAISYQSVDAPAGTVAMVRIGDASFTAPDPAQVSGEQRKTAIAGFQGELKAALTAAGYPSKADPAAINKPLVVAILTWLVLLVTMVYGPIAAMLVELFPTRIRYTSMSLPYHIGNGWFGGFLPTTAFAMVAATGDIYYGLWYPIVVAGLTLIVGLLFLPETFKRPLEQE from the coding sequence ATGGCGACGGCGTTTGAGGATATTGATCACGATCCCAAAGCCACCCAGAGCGAGAAGCTGGTCATCGCCGCGTCCTCGCTCGGCACGGTGTTCGAGTGGTATGACTTCTACCTCTACGGGCTGCTCGCGACGATCATCTCGGCGCAATTCTTCTCGGGCGTGAACGAGACGACGGGGTTCATCTTCGCGCTCGCCGCCTTTGCCGCCGGGTTCGCGGTGCGACCGTTCGGTGCGCTCGTCTTCGGGCGGATCGGCGATCTGGTCGGGCGCAAGAACACCTTCCTCGTCACCATGGGCCTGATGGGCGGCGCGACCTTTGTCGTCGGCCTGCTCCCCTCCTATGCGACGATCGGGGTTGCGGCGCCGATCCTGCTCGTGATGATGCGGCTGGTCCAGGGGCTGGCGCTGGGCGGCGAATATGGTGGCGCCGCCACCTATGTCGCGGAACATGCGCCCAACAACAAGCGCGGCCTCTATACCAGCTTCATCCAGACGACCGCGACGCTCGGCCTGTTCGCGGCGCTGCTCGTGGTGATCGGCACGCGCATGGCTGTGGGCGAAGAGGCGTTCCGCGACTGGGGCTGGCGCGTGCCGTTCCTCGTGTCGATCATCCTGCTCGGCGTATCGCTGTGGATCCGGATGCAGCTCGAAGAGAGCCCGGTATTCGCCAAGATGAAGGCCGAGGGCACGACGTCGAAGGCGCCGCTGACCGAGGCGTTCGGGCGCTGGAGCAACGCGAAATGGGTGTTGGTCGCGCTGCTCGGCGCGGTCGCGGGCCAGGCGGTGGTCTGGTACACCGGCCAGTTCTACGCGATGTTCTTCCTGGAAAAGATGCTGATGGTGGATGGCGCCACTACCAACGTCCTGATCGCGATCGCGCTGGTGATCGGCACGCCCTTTTTCATCTTCTTCGGCTGGTTGTCGGACAGGATCGGGCGCAAGCCGATCATCATGGCGGGCTGTGCGCTGGCGGTGCTGACCTATTTTCCGGCGTTTCATGCGCTGTCGGAAGCGGCCAATCCCGCGCTGGCCCGCGCGGTGGCGACCGCGCCGGTCACGGTGGTCACCAATGGTGACGATTGCTCGCTCCAGTTCGATCCGGTCGGCGGCAACAAGTTCGACAGCAAGAGCTGCGACATCGCCAAGGCATTCCTCGCCAAGAACGCCATCAGCTATCAGAGCGTCGATGCCCCAGCCGGAACCGTCGCCATGGTCCGCATCGGGGATGCAAGCTTCACCGCGCCTGATCCGGCACAGGTTAGCGGCGAGCAGCGCAAGACCGCGATCGCCGGCTTCCAAGGCGAATTGAAGGCGGCGCTCACCGCCGCAGGCTACCCGTCAAAGGCCGATCCGGCGGCGATCAACAAGCCGTTGGTCGTCGCGATCCTGACCTGGCTCGTGCTGCTGGTGACGATGGTTTACGGCCCGATCGCGGCGATGCTGGTCGAGCTGTTTCCAACCCGTATCCGCTACACATCGATGTCGCTGCCCTATCATATCGGCAATGGCTGGTTCGGCGGGTTCCTGCCCACCACCGCCTTCGCGATGGTCGCTGCGACGGGGGATATTTATTACGGCCTCTGGTATCCGATCGTCGTCGCCGGACTGACGCTGATCGTGGGGCTGTTATTCCTGCCTGAAACGTTCAAGCGCCCCCTCGAACAGGAGTGA
- a CDS encoding response regulator transcription factor yields MGGSILIADDHPLFRQALRLAVGRVVPDAAILEAGSLAAAATMAASAPQLKLILLDLKMPGATGYSSIELLRDECPDVPILVISSAGPAAAQEATEAGAAGYLDKGSDLGAIEAAIARALDHAAPRPPMGDAQPLERVREAVASFTPTQLKVLLAVLDGQLNKQIAHRLGISEATVKVHMTAIMRKLDVRTRTQAALVVRSLGIDLRD; encoded by the coding sequence TTGGGCGGATCGATTCTGATTGCAGACGACCATCCACTGTTTCGCCAGGCGCTGCGGCTTGCGGTGGGGCGCGTCGTTCCCGATGCCGCCATCCTCGAAGCCGGATCGCTCGCGGCGGCGGCGACCATGGCGGCATCGGCGCCGCAACTGAAGCTCATCCTGCTCGACCTTAAGATGCCCGGCGCAACCGGCTATTCGAGTATCGAGCTCCTTCGCGACGAATGCCCGGACGTCCCGATCCTCGTCATCTCGAGCGCGGGCCCGGCGGCCGCCCAGGAAGCAACCGAAGCCGGCGCGGCCGGGTATCTTGACAAGGGCAGCGATCTTGGTGCGATCGAGGCGGCGATTGCCCGCGCGCTCGACCATGCCGCCCCACGCCCCCCCATGGGCGACGCGCAGCCGTTGGAGCGCGTTCGGGAGGCGGTTGCGAGTTTCACGCCGACCCAGCTCAAGGTCCTTCTCGCCGTGCTGGACGGTCAGCTCAACAAGCAGATCGCACACCGGCTCGGCATCAGCGAAGCCACGGTCAAGGTTCATATGACCGCGATCATGCGCAAGCTCGATGTGCGCACCAGGACCCAGGCCGCGCTCGTCGTACGTTCACTCGGGATCGATCTGCGGGACTGA
- a CDS encoding PAS-domain containing protein: MSLHLSSLVALALVVLMFAVAAIVERQGAKRANARLRLSAYTLALGVYCTSWTFYGAVGSAVRDGWSYLPIYAAPILLLLVAPRFLRRLADAVAEERATTVSDFIAARFGHDIVVARLVTTIALLGTIPYIALQLRSIGAALSIVSGADVSVPAMLVAAPLLAIFAALFGARRFELAGRSEGLLYAIALESVIKLLALVLVAGIAIMVIANADAAALQGGLERFQHSFRADRMSLEVAIIFLIAMPAIIVLPRQFYMGLVEARQPGDFVRARFGLAAYLGLMAVVILPIALAGTMLLDPSVSPDVYVLELPAAREQGLVLAAALLGGVSAAASMAIVDSTALATMVSNDLLFPTLVRRRVLASAGTSGAMGQRMLRLRRATILVIMLLGLAWALLVSSQDTLASIGLIAFAAMAQFVPHLILAATGKNRDALAARASLCAGLIFWLYTLALPPVLPESFIAALKGTLIDPTNLLGIGSATPLTHGVIWSVGANLAVFGAIAARGLKTPQLPRMFGGERLISNQRDLVQLTGSFVGREEAERAFSGVDPAAPVDRRSARRARTLIAQVVGSSSARALVASALAGGKLSVHDVARLLDEGGASLQFSRKLLASTFENIDAGISVVDADLNLVAWNSRYLDLFDYPPDMVYVGAPVAALIRHNARHGDFGPGDVEMHVRKRLDHLRNGQPHHFERQRHDGKTIKTVGGPMPGGGYVMSFTDISEEARMRAALRTTLNELEHRVEQRTMELRDANQRLAAADRDKTRFLAAASHDLLQPLHAARLFTNALSRDATPGQTGLLSQVEQSLLAAEDLLRSLLDISRLDAGGVTPEPVRIPLRPFLSELSESFRPTALGKGLSLRAVNLRGTVQCDVGLLRSVLQNILSNAVRYTERGGVLIGVRRRGACWRIDIIDTGVGIPPDQVSQIFAEFTRLGTVEAEGLGLGLALVRRIVPLIGGQLDVRSRPGRGSCFSLTLPAHDDVPLPPPIVTEPRLAHRSLSVLVVDDDPRIVAATIALLEALGHRGIGVGTTRDALAAVDGIDAALVDYRLGAEQSGLALIAKLRARRPELATLLVTAERGAEVRVRARALGVDVVAKPANPAAIEAFLSRASVPQIDPE, from the coding sequence ATGAGCCTCCATCTCTCGTCCCTGGTCGCTCTCGCGCTCGTGGTCCTGATGTTCGCGGTCGCGGCAATCGTCGAGAGACAGGGTGCAAAGCGCGCAAATGCGCGCTTGCGCCTAAGCGCCTACACGCTGGCGCTCGGGGTCTATTGCACCAGTTGGACCTTTTACGGCGCCGTCGGCAGCGCCGTGCGCGACGGCTGGAGCTATCTTCCGATCTACGCCGCTCCAATCCTGCTGCTGCTGGTCGCCCCGCGATTTCTGCGGCGCCTGGCCGATGCGGTGGCCGAAGAGCGCGCAACCACAGTATCCGACTTCATCGCCGCGCGATTCGGCCATGATATCGTCGTGGCGCGGCTGGTGACGACGATCGCCCTGCTCGGCACGATCCCCTATATCGCATTGCAGCTTCGCTCGATCGGCGCGGCGTTGTCGATCGTTTCCGGCGCGGACGTCAGCGTGCCCGCAATGCTGGTCGCCGCGCCGCTGCTTGCGATCTTCGCCGCGCTGTTCGGTGCGCGACGGTTCGAACTGGCCGGACGCAGCGAGGGACTGCTCTACGCGATCGCGCTCGAATCCGTCATCAAGCTGCTGGCGCTGGTGCTTGTGGCGGGCATCGCGATCATGGTGATCGCGAACGCCGACGCTGCGGCGTTGCAGGGCGGGCTCGAGCGGTTCCAGCATAGCTTCCGTGCGGATCGCATGTCACTTGAAGTCGCGATCATCTTCCTGATCGCCATGCCCGCGATCATCGTCCTGCCCCGGCAATTCTATATGGGTCTGGTCGAGGCACGCCAGCCGGGCGATTTCGTCCGGGCCCGCTTCGGGCTGGCGGCGTATCTGGGCCTGATGGCGGTGGTGATCCTCCCGATCGCGCTGGCCGGCACGATGCTGCTCGACCCGAGCGTTTCTCCCGACGTGTACGTCCTGGAACTGCCGGCCGCGCGGGAGCAGGGCCTCGTTCTTGCGGCGGCGCTGCTGGGCGGGGTCAGCGCCGCGGCGTCGATGGCGATCGTGGACTCCACGGCGCTCGCGACGATGGTGTCGAACGACCTGCTTTTCCCCACGCTGGTGCGGCGACGCGTGCTGGCCAGCGCGGGAACTTCGGGAGCGATGGGCCAGCGGATGCTCCGGCTGCGCCGCGCCACGATCCTCGTCATCATGCTGTTGGGCCTTGCCTGGGCGCTCCTCGTGTCGTCGCAGGACACGCTCGCATCGATCGGCCTGATCGCCTTTGCGGCGATGGCGCAGTTCGTCCCGCACCTCATCCTCGCGGCGACGGGCAAGAACCGCGATGCGCTGGCGGCGCGGGCGAGCCTGTGCGCCGGGCTGATCTTCTGGCTCTATACGCTGGCGCTCCCGCCAGTGCTCCCGGAAAGCTTCATCGCCGCGCTGAAGGGCACGCTGATCGACCCGACCAATCTGCTGGGCATCGGGTCGGCGACGCCGCTCACCCATGGGGTGATCTGGAGCGTCGGCGCCAACCTCGCCGTCTTCGGGGCGATCGCAGCACGCGGACTGAAGACACCGCAGCTTCCGCGCATGTTTGGCGGCGAACGTCTGATCAGCAATCAGCGCGATCTGGTGCAGCTTACCGGCAGTTTCGTGGGTCGGGAGGAAGCCGAGCGGGCGTTCAGCGGAGTCGATCCGGCGGCGCCGGTCGACCGGCGCTCGGCACGCCGCGCGCGCACACTGATCGCGCAGGTAGTGGGATCGTCATCGGCGCGCGCGCTGGTGGCCTCTGCGCTGGCGGGCGGAAAGTTGAGCGTGCACGACGTCGCGCGCCTGCTCGATGAGGGCGGGGCGAGCCTGCAATTTTCGCGCAAGCTGCTGGCCTCGACGTTCGAGAATATCGATGCCGGCATCAGCGTTGTCGACGCCGACCTCAACCTCGTTGCGTGGAACAGCCGCTATCTCGACCTGTTCGATTACCCGCCCGACATGGTCTATGTCGGCGCACCGGTCGCGGCGCTGATCCGGCACAATGCGCGCCATGGCGACTTCGGACCCGGCGATGTCGAAATGCATGTTCGCAAGCGGCTCGATCACCTCCGCAACGGCCAGCCGCATCATTTCGAACGGCAACGGCATGATGGAAAGACGATCAAGACCGTGGGCGGTCCGATGCCCGGCGGGGGCTATGTCATGTCGTTCACAGACATCAGTGAGGAAGCGCGTATGCGCGCCGCGCTGCGCACGACGCTGAACGAGCTTGAGCATCGGGTCGAGCAGCGCACGATGGAACTGCGCGACGCCAACCAACGGCTTGCGGCGGCCGACCGCGACAAGACCCGCTTTCTGGCGGCCGCCAGCCATGACCTGCTCCAGCCGCTCCACGCGGCACGCCTGTTCACCAATGCGCTGAGCCGGGACGCGACGCCAGGACAGACCGGCCTGCTGAGCCAGGTCGAACAGTCCTTGCTGGCGGCGGAGGACCTGCTGCGCTCGCTGCTCGACATAAGCAGGCTCGATGCGGGCGGGGTGACGCCCGAACCTGTCCGTATCCCGCTCCGGCCGTTCCTGTCGGAACTGAGCGAGAGCTTCCGCCCCACTGCGCTAGGCAAAGGGTTGAGCCTCCGCGCCGTCAATCTGCGGGGAACCGTGCAGTGCGACGTCGGGCTGCTACGCTCGGTTCTCCAGAACATCCTCAGCAATGCGGTGCGCTACACGGAACGCGGCGGCGTCCTGATCGGCGTTCGCAGGCGCGGTGCCTGTTGGCGGATCGATATCATCGATACCGGCGTCGGCATTCCACCCGATCAGGTCTCGCAGATTTTCGCCGAATTCACCCGGCTTGGCACCGTCGAGGCGGAAGGACTTGGCCTGGGACTGGCGCTCGTGCGCAGGATCGTGCCGCTGATCGGCGGACAATTGGACGTGCGGTCGCGGCCCGGGCGCGGCAGTTGCTTCAGCCTGACGCTCCCGGCGCATGACGATGTGCCTTTGCCGCCGCCGATCGTGACCGAGCCCCGCCTCGCGCATCGGTCGCTCAGCGTGCTGGTCGTCGATGACGATCCGCGCATCGTGGCGGCCACGATCGCGCTGCTCGAAGCGCTCGGTCATCGCGGGATCGGCGTGGGTACGACCCGCGACGCGTTGGCGGCTGTCGACGGCATCGACGCCGCGCTGGTCGATTATCGGCTAGGCGCGGAGCAATCCGGGCTCGCGCTGATCGCAAAACTGCGCGCGCGCCGCCCCGAACTCGCTACCCTGCTGGTCACAGCGGAGCGTGGTGCCGAAGTTCGCGTGCGTGCACGTGCGCTTGGCGTGGACGTCGTCGCCAAGCCGGCCAACCCGGCGGCGATCGAAGCCTTTTTGAGCCGTGCGTCAGTCCCGCAGATCGATCCCGAGTGA
- a CDS encoding TonB-dependent receptor, with product MTKMALAVRIAALSSTALIPSALAQQAEPVPVEETTEEEVVVTGIRSSLEDALDIRRKADVILDGISADDIGSTPDLNLGEALQRIPGVQINRSADRRDASISVRGLPSQYTKTTVMGQSIATPTFGTRGNGNPFGIFDAAIFSGADVIKSFTAEIPAGGLASNVDLRLRSALSRKEGLVARAELQYEETTEDANPGYFLSAVKRITPSFGVYATGSYSKQSFRRDTIRVNSYTSFSAARRAQLAADDPAFDIPATDANGVANDIVFPSEIRQISQTNEGYRLSAGAGMEWEISDALKVRVDGIYTRRDLSDANLDLLIAFPQDATGVVTPLSAPVSLGQFDRGSNGSVENVYVVNQIAASDFAIPIGNRNFPSVDQSWAIYPQINFRNDDWAVDFVGTWSKALGDRREFLYEQRIQPNSGRVDANGDGIDDNGNGAYAIINTGLGNYRDFLFDLTVPNALLDVGNGTYTVSAGNAIQARNSIRPQNVVFTASGNGVRVKRDMLAADFKVERFLDFGPFTSVKIGGYYSRETADQTLQENANLGTQLNNLSNNIFKLNDAVTSGGTFFGGGAPGAEFANFYSLDIRNVEAAIYPVLGTIPPGVNFAPNAAQLAAFFPELTPAARSRITYANILALAPRNSLTGFVQRFPLNRVQGQNFNSDRDNLELFAMTRFDLEKWQGIPLRGNVGMRYVRSNLSGITRDQALDFYTALGFTEADFRPGYFLPPEPATGKYSAWLPSANLIYEITPNLVARAAYYETFEAFDLVEFSPAPTRILEDVDPDAGDTVNSVRIDVNRFGLQPRSSRAFDLGISWYNRPGSVIALGYFNKRVTNDILTLNNFCPAGQNFTIEGQTFGPLFIDGAGRCRIDQGQPIETANQRIVINQIVNNPDAITVNGLEFQIQQRFDFLPGFLANTGGVFNYTRVRSGGANGTKLYNVANDTYNIIGYYEDRTVQLRVAYNHASDIELAGGSTFTGSASRVRPRGQLDFSGALKPSKWLEFRLEVYNITNSRREEYEGDPRLNRVADFDGRTGSVSVTVKF from the coding sequence ATGACGAAAATGGCATTAGCGGTCAGAATCGCGGCGCTCAGTTCGACCGCACTTATTCCGTCGGCGTTGGCGCAACAGGCCGAACCCGTCCCGGTTGAAGAAACGACGGAAGAAGAGGTTGTCGTCACCGGTATCCGATCCTCACTCGAGGATGCGCTCGACATCCGGCGAAAGGCCGATGTGATCCTCGACGGCATCTCCGCCGACGATATCGGCAGCACCCCCGACCTGAACCTGGGCGAAGCGTTGCAGCGCATTCCCGGCGTTCAGATCAACCGATCCGCCGACCGCCGTGACGCATCGATCAGCGTGCGCGGCCTTCCCAGCCAATATACCAAGACCACGGTGATGGGGCAGAGCATCGCGACGCCGACCTTCGGCACGCGCGGCAATGGCAACCCGTTCGGAATCTTCGACGCCGCGATCTTCAGTGGCGCGGACGTCATCAAATCGTTCACGGCCGAGATCCCCGCGGGTGGCCTTGCATCCAATGTCGACTTGCGCCTGCGCTCGGCCCTGTCGCGCAAGGAAGGGCTCGTCGCGCGCGCGGAACTGCAATATGAAGAGACGACCGAAGACGCCAATCCCGGCTATTTCCTCTCGGCGGTGAAGCGCATCACGCCCAGTTTCGGCGTCTATGCCACTGGCTCCTACTCCAAGCAGAGCTTTCGCCGGGATACGATCCGGGTCAATTCCTACACCTCGTTCAGCGCCGCGCGCCGCGCGCAACTCGCGGCCGACGATCCTGCGTTCGACATTCCGGCAACCGATGCGAACGGAGTGGCGAACGATATCGTCTTCCCCTCCGAAATACGCCAGATTTCCCAAACCAATGAAGGCTATCGTCTGTCGGCCGGCGCGGGGATGGAGTGGGAGATCTCCGACGCGCTCAAGGTCCGCGTCGATGGCATCTACACACGACGCGACCTGTCCGACGCCAATCTCGACCTTCTTATCGCCTTTCCCCAGGACGCGACCGGCGTCGTGACCCCCCTCTCCGCCCCCGTATCGCTCGGGCAGTTCGATCGCGGCTCGAACGGCTCGGTCGAGAATGTCTATGTCGTCAATCAGATCGCGGCGAGCGATTTCGCGATTCCGATCGGCAATCGCAACTTCCCCTCGGTCGACCAGAGCTGGGCGATTTATCCGCAAATCAATTTCCGCAACGACGACTGGGCCGTCGACTTCGTCGGTACATGGTCGAAGGCATTGGGCGACCGTCGCGAATTTCTGTACGAGCAGCGGATCCAGCCCAATAGCGGCCGGGTCGACGCAAATGGCGACGGAATCGACGATAATGGCAACGGCGCCTATGCGATCATCAACACGGGTCTCGGCAACTACCGGGATTTCCTGTTCGACCTGACCGTCCCCAACGCACTGCTGGACGTCGGCAATGGCACCTACACGGTCAGCGCGGGCAATGCGATCCAGGCGCGCAACTCGATCAGACCGCAAAATGTGGTGTTTACCGCCAGCGGCAACGGCGTCCGGGTCAAGCGCGACATGCTCGCCGCCGACTTCAAGGTCGAGCGGTTCCTCGACTTCGGGCCGTTCACCAGCGTCAAGATCGGCGGCTATTATTCGCGCGAGACCGCAGATCAGACGCTCCAGGAAAACGCCAATCTCGGCACGCAGTTGAACAACCTCTCGAACAACATCTTCAAGCTCAATGACGCCGTTACCTCGGGCGGCACCTTCTTCGGCGGCGGGGCCCCGGGAGCGGAGTTCGCCAATTTCTATTCGCTCGACATCCGCAACGTCGAAGCGGCGATCTATCCGGTGCTCGGCACCATTCCGCCGGGGGTCAATTTTGCACCGAACGCAGCGCAACTCGCGGCATTCTTCCCCGAACTGACCCCGGCGGCACGCAGCCGGATCACCTATGCCAATATTCTGGCCCTAGCGCCGCGCAATTCGCTCACCGGCTTCGTTCAGCGGTTCCCGCTCAATCGCGTACAGGGCCAGAATTTCAATTCCGACCGCGACAATCTCGAACTCTTCGCAATGACCAGGTTCGATCTTGAAAAGTGGCAGGGCATCCCGCTCCGCGGCAATGTCGGTATGCGCTACGTCCGCTCCAATCTGTCCGGCATCACTCGCGATCAGGCGCTCGATTTCTACACCGCGCTCGGCTTTACCGAGGCCGATTTCCGGCCGGGCTATTTCCTGCCGCCCGAACCGGCGACCGGAAAGTACAGCGCCTGGCTGCCCTCGGCGAACCTGATCTATGAGATTACGCCCAATCTGGTCGCGCGTGCCGCCTATTACGAGACCTTCGAAGCGTTCGACCTGGTCGAGTTCAGCCCTGCCCCGACCCGCATTCTCGAGGACGTGGATCCGGACGCGGGCGACACGGTCAATTCGGTGCGGATCGACGTCAACCGGTTCGGGCTTCAGCCGCGCAGTTCGCGCGCGTTCGATCTCGGCATCTCCTGGTACAACCGCCCCGGAAGCGTGATCGCACTCGGCTATTTCAACAAGCGGGTGACCAACGACATTCTGACGCTCAACAATTTCTGCCCGGCGGGTCAGAACTTCACGATCGAGGGCCAGACCTTCGGGCCGTTGTTCATCGACGGCGCAGGGCGGTGCCGCATTGACCAGGGGCAACCGATCGAGACCGCGAACCAGCGCATCGTCATCAACCAGATCGTGAACAATCCCGATGCGATCACGGTCAACGGGCTGGAATTCCAGATCCAGCAGCGCTTCGACTTCCTGCCCGGCTTCCTCGCCAACACCGGCGGCGTGTTCAATTATACCCGTGTCCGGTCAGGCGGTGCGAACGGCACCAAGCTCTACAATGTCGCCAACGATACCTATAATATCATCGGCTATTATGAGGACCGGACGGTCCAGCTGCGCGTCGCGTACAACCATGCCTCGGATATCGAACTGGCGGGCGGTTCGACCTTCACGGGCAGCGCGAGTCGGGTCCGGCCGCGCGGGCAGCTCGATTTTTCCGGCGCGTTGAAGCCGAGCAAATGGCTCGAGTTCCGGCTTGAGGTATACAACATCACCAATTCGCGGCGCGAGGAATATGAGGGCGATCCGCGCCTCAATCGGGTGGCCGATTTCGACGGGCGCACCGGATCGGTAAGCGTGACGGTGAAGTTCTGA